TCGCGGGGCACGAGCCGTTGCTCGCGACCCTCGCCGAGGGCCAGGTCCGCATCACCCGGGCCGACGGCTCGACGGTGACCGCGGACGCCGCCGACGGCTTCCTGTCGGTCGAGCACGACACGGTCACGATCGTGGCGCGGCAGGCCGCGCTGGCGTCCTGACCGGACTGACCGTCCTCCTCCCGCCCTCGGAGACGAAGCGGGAGGGCGGGGACCCGAGCCGCACGCTCGACCTGCGTGCGCTCAGCTTCCCGGAACTGTCCGACGAGCGGGCCGCGGTTATCACCGCGGCCCGCTCCGTCAGTTCCGAGGAGGACTCCGCCCGGACGGCGTTGAAGCTCGGTCCGAAGTCGATCGCCGAGCGGTTCCGGAACCTCGTGCTGGACACGGCGCCGACGATGCCGGCGATCGACCGCTACACCGGGGTGCTTTACGACCCGCTCGACGCTCAGTCGGCGGACGACGAGACCCGTCGGTGGTGGTCCGACCACGTCGTCGTGCAGTCGGCGATGTTCGGGCCGATCGGAGCGGGCGACGCGATCCCGGCGTACCGGCTGTCGCACGACTCGCGGCTCGGCACGCTCCGGCTCGCTTCGCACTGGCCGACGGTGTCGTCCGAGGCGCTCGCCTCGCGGTCCGACGGGCTCGTCCTCGACCTCCGCTCCGAGGGGTACCGTCAGCTCGGCCCCGTGCCCGAGGCACTCGTACCTCGCGTCGTGAGCGTGGACGGCAGTGGTCGGCGCAAGGCGCTCAACCACTGGAACAAGACCGCGAAGGGTCGCCTCGTCTCGCTGCTCGGGCGGACCCGCGCAGACGTCTCGACCGTGGACGAGCTGGTCGCGTGGGCCGACGAACACGGTGTGGTCGTCGAGCGCACGTCGGAGGGGTGGGACCTCGTGGCCGAGTCCCTCGAGACGGTCCGCACCTGACGCTGGTCGTTCCTGCACAGGCGGGGTGCGCCTGGTCGCCGTCCACGGACGGCTGCGGACGACCGGCCTGGAGGCACGGACCGCGCTTCGATGGCGTGCATGATCCCCTCCACGACACGATCCGAGCACGACCGAGCGGTGCGCTACCCGCGTGAGATCGCTGCCGCGGTGACGCTCCGCGCGGCCTGCGCCGCCCTGACGGACGGCCCGGCCGACCGGCCACTCGCACCACTCGCCGCGGTCGCGGTGCTGACGTCGTGCGCGGCGCTGGCGACGCGCTTCGCCATCCTCGAGCACCTCGCGGACCCGAACGAACCCGATCCGCGGACGGCGGTCCCGTTCGACGCGTTCGTCGACCGGCTCCCGCCGGCACTCACCGGCGCGGGGCCGATGCCCGACCGGGCACGGTTGCGCACCGCGGGCGACCGGGCAGCCGAGGCCTGGCGGCTGTGGCGCGCCGGACACGATCCGCACGGGTGCGCCCGCGGCGCGGCGGGCGCGTTGGCGGTCGCCGCCTGGTCTGCCTGGGGCCTCGGTTCGGCCGAGCGGGCACGGACCCGGGCGGTGTACGCGCTCGAGACGGCGGCCGACGACCCCTTGGCGTCGCTCGTGCTGAGGATGGTCCGGTGCGACGTCGCGCCGACGTGGGAACGGCGATGACGCGCAGGGTCGACCGCATCGTCTACGGTTGGACCAGCAGCGAGGGAGGGGCCGGGTGCGCGACGACGACACCGCTGACGAAGGACACGGCACCGCCGACGGTGTCGACGACGTCGACGTCACGGTCATCCGGCACCGTCGAGACGCTCGCGGCAGCGTCGACACCGGTCGCGTTCACCCCGGTAACGTCGACGCCGGCAGCGACGACCCCCTCGGCGACACGGTCATCCGGTCACGCGGGCGCCGCTCAGCTGAGCCGGATGCCGACACGGTCATCCGCCCCAGGCCGGACGGCTCGGACGACCCGTTCGGCGACACCGTCATCCGCACCCGCAGCGGTGACACGTCCTCCCGTGCGGTACCCGACGACGACACGGTCGTCCGTCCCGCTCGCTCGCCCCGCGGCGGACCGGGTCCGGCGACGGACGACGCCGTCCGGGGCGCACCAGCGCGACCCGATGCGGACCGGGGGCCGAGCGGCGGACCGGCACCGGGCCTCCAGGCCGACGCGCCACGGACCACCCGCACGCCGTCGGTCCGGATCGGCGACCACGTGCTGCGGCTCGACCGCCCGGTGGTCGTGGGCCGGAGGCCCGCACTGCCGCG
This is a stretch of genomic DNA from Curtobacterium sp. 458. It encodes these proteins:
- a CDS encoding FHA domain-containing protein, which gives rise to MRDDDTADEGHGTADGVDDVDVTVIRHRRDARGSVDTGRVHPGNVDAGSDDPLGDTVIRSRGRRSAEPDADTVIRPRPDGSDDPFGDTVIRTRSGDTSSRAVPDDDTVVRPARSPRGGPGPATDDAVRGAPARPDADRGPSGGPAPGLQADAPRTTRTPSVRIGDHVLRLDRPVVVGRRPALPRIVRGPEPLLVTVHSASGQVSSSHVLLQASGEAAVVEDLRSTNGTVVRPVAGKPFRLASGGSAVVLTGTVVEIGDGNAVEILSPHLRVPPADPVPAPPDWP
- a CDS encoding peroxide stress protein YaaA, with amino-acid sequence MTVLLPPSETKREGGDPSRTLDLRALSFPELSDERAAVITAARSVSSEEDSARTALKLGPKSIAERFRNLVLDTAPTMPAIDRYTGVLYDPLDAQSADDETRRWWSDHVVVQSAMFGPIGAGDAIPAYRLSHDSRLGTLRLASHWPTVSSEALASRSDGLVLDLRSEGYRQLGPVPEALVPRVVSVDGSGRRKALNHWNKTAKGRLVSLLGRTRADVSTVDELVAWADEHGVVVERTSEGWDLVAESLETVRT
- a CDS encoding F0F1 ATP synthase subunit epsilon, with translation MAALTVSVVSADREVWSGDATMVVARTTEGQIGVLAGHEPLLATLAEGQVRITRADGSTVTADAADGFLSVEHDTVTIVARQAALAS